One genomic segment of Lytechinus pictus isolate F3 Inbred chromosome 18, Lp3.0, whole genome shotgun sequence includes these proteins:
- the LOC129281972 gene encoding serine/threonine-protein phosphatase 2A catalytic subunit beta isoform produces the protein MCVHENDWVKGDLHVRHPERITILRGNHESRQITQVYGFYDECLRKYGNANVWKYFTDLFDYLPLTALVDGQIFCLHGGLSPSIDTLDHIRALDRLQEVPHEGPMCDLLWSDPDDRGGWGISPRGAGYTFGQDISETFNHTNGLTLISRAHQLVMEGYNWCHDRNVVTIFSAPNYCYRCGNQAAIMELDDGLKYSFLQFDPAPRRGEPHVTRRTPDYFL, from the exons atgtgtgtccatGAGAATGATTGGGTCAAAGGTGATCTACAt GTTAGGCATCCGGAACGAATAACTATCTTGAGAGGGAACCACGAAAGCCGGCAAATCACACAAGTATACGGCTTCTACGATGAATGCCTACGAAAGTATGGTAATGCTAATGTTTGGAAGTACTTCACAGATCTGTTTGATTATTTACCACTAACAGCACTGGTAGATGGACAG ATCTTTTGTCTACACGGTGGACTATCACCTTCAATTGACACACTAGATCATATCCGTGCTCTTGATCGTCTTCAAGAAGTACCACATGAA GGACCTATGTGTGATCTGCTTTGGTCTGATCCTGATGATAGAGGTGGCTGGGGTATCTCACCACGCGGTGCTGGATACACCTTTGGTCAAGACATCTCGGAGACATTCAATCACACTAACGGACTCACGCTCATCTCCAGGGCTCACCAGCTTGTCATGGAA GGTTATAATTGGTGCCATGATAGGAATGTTGTGACCATCTTCAGTGCCCCTAACTACTGCTACCGATGCGGCAATCAAGCAGCTATCATGGAATTGGACGATGGTTTGAAGTATTCCTT CTTGCAATTTGACCCTGCTCCTAGAAGAGGCGAGCCACACGTCACACGGCGCACACCGGACTACTTCCTCTAG